From the Escherichia marmotae genome, one window contains:
- the sctI gene encoding type III secretion system inner rod subunit SctI — protein sequence MSYIEPVNQIDIIRAGSLHSNEVSSLEDLVVNKYGELKMDTDATVFKITNMVDGQKSLSTEELANLQRMTSNYSLTVSLIGTLTRKTVTAVETLLKA from the coding sequence ATGAGTTATATTGAACCAGTTAATCAAATTGATATTATCAGAGCTGGCTCTTTACATTCAAATGAAGTGTCTTCGCTTGAAGATCTTGTTGTCAATAAATATGGAGAGCTTAAAATGGATACGGATGCGACAGTTTTTAAGATAACAAATATGGTTGATGGTCAGAAGTCCTTAAGTACGGAGGAACTTGCCAATCTACAAAGGATGACTTCAAATTACTCTTTGACTGTATCATTGATTGGCACATTGACGAGAAAAACAGTTACTGCCGTTGAAACCTTATTGAAAGCATGA
- a CDS encoding type III secretion system needle complex protein, translating into MSIAVPESDWTLSELSADFDKGTKTLQDELTAALEKLTVNPSNPQLLAEYQSKLSEYTLYRNAQSNTVKVIKDVDAAIIQNFR; encoded by the coding sequence ATGAGTATTGCAGTACCAGAAAGTGATTGGACTTTAAGTGAATTATCTGCTGATTTTGATAAAGGCACTAAAACCTTACAGGATGAACTGACTGCAGCGCTGGAGAAGCTGACGGTGAATCCTTCGAATCCACAATTGTTGGCGGAGTATCAAAGTAAGCTTTCTGAATATACTCTATACAGAAATGCTCAAAGTAATACTGTTAAAGTGATCAAAGATGTAGATGCTGCAATTATTCAGAACTTCCGTTAA
- a CDS encoding PrgH/EprH family type III secretion apparatus protein, with protein MSETNKTGPAQITLLVKSANGDEIEYPLYYGDNLIAFGKAIESIKFSDGVVPENVIPIVDSDDDIVHIKLSDDGGIIIHNTEEECIHLDSDTNSFRYNNFDFFVLNMKGTNVEKGKKENNFKKYVLIIVSLAFIIITSMIVLFFRHDEAKEIAQIIDEKKYGIVNIDKCNYIIAETQNDAVWASVSLNKANFNKCRKIITAALEKNKIKEYINQRFPAINLINFKITSSSANLIVFLSKERNDLSNAEISAVKDSLIKQFPYFKGIDLIYLSDEKAKLFARGIFTKANVRYKETSANNKVTYSVMEELSDEKLELMNKMISDFKDIYGDQYIEFVIQLMDDDFKGKSYLNSKDSYVMLNDKHWFFLNKTN; from the coding sequence ATGTCTGAGACAAACAAAACAGGTCCTGCACAAATTACACTTTTAGTGAAATCAGCAAATGGTGATGAAATTGAATATCCTTTATATTATGGCGATAATTTAATTGCTTTTGGGAAGGCAATAGAAAGCATAAAATTTTCTGATGGAGTTGTTCCTGAAAATGTCATTCCGATAGTCGATAGTGATGATGATATTGTTCATATTAAGTTGTCTGACGATGGGGGTATCATTATCCATAATACCGAAGAAGAATGTATTCATTTGGACTCAGATACTAATTCTTTCAGGTATAATAATTTTGATTTCTTTGTTTTGAATATGAAGGGAACTAATGTTGAGAAAGGTAAAAAAGAAAATAATTTTAAAAAATATGTGTTGATTATTGTTTCTTTGGCTTTTATCATTATCACCAGTATGATTGTTTTATTTTTTAGACATGATGAAGCAAAAGAAATTGCACAAATTATTGATGAGAAAAAATATGGCATAGTCAATATCGACAAATGCAATTACATTATTGCAGAGACGCAAAACGATGCTGTGTGGGCATCTGTTTCCCTAAATAAAGCTAATTTTAATAAATGCCGGAAGATAATAACGGCGGCATTGGAAAAAAATAAAATAAAAGAATACATCAATCAAAGATTTCCTGCGATTAATTTAATTAACTTTAAAATTACAAGCTCCAGTGCAAATTTAATTGTTTTTTTAAGTAAAGAGAGAAATGATCTTTCTAATGCGGAAATCAGTGCGGTAAAAGATTCTTTGATAAAACAATTTCCATACTTTAAAGGCATTGACCTAATTTATTTAAGTGATGAAAAGGCAAAATTATTTGCCAGGGGGATATTTACGAAGGCTAATGTGCGATACAAAGAGACAAGTGCTAATAATAAAGTTACATATTCTGTCATGGAAGAGCTATCAGATGAAAAACTGGAACTAATGAATAAAATGATTTCTGATTTTAAAGATATATATGGTGATCAATATATCGAGTTTGTTATCCAGTTGATGGATGATGACTTTAAGGGGAAGTCATATCTTAACAGTAAAGATAGCTATGTAATGTTGAATGATAAACATTGGTTCTTTTTAAATAAAACAAATTAA
- a CDS encoding lytic transglycosylase domain-containing protein, whose product MIRLAAVLLFMIPFLSNADCWGVAGERYNIPPSLLKAIAEKESGFKTTAINVNKNGSKDYGIMQINDFHLKRLSEMGYSKEDLIESPCLSILYAAKLLNEFMLKYGRGWEAVGAYNAGTSSKKEKQRLKYAEDVYKRYIRIERESKIRI is encoded by the coding sequence ATGATTCGCTTGGCTGCAGTTTTATTGTTCATGATTCCTTTTTTGAGCAACGCAGATTGCTGGGGTGTTGCAGGTGAGAGATATAATATTCCTCCGAGTTTATTAAAGGCGATAGCGGAAAAAGAATCAGGCTTTAAAACTACAGCCATTAATGTAAATAAAAATGGGAGTAAAGATTATGGTATAATGCAAATAAATGATTTTCATCTTAAAAGGCTTAGTGAAATGGGATATTCAAAAGAAGATTTAATTGAGTCTCCATGCCTTTCAATTTTATACGCAGCTAAATTGCTAAATGAGTTTATGCTTAAGTATGGAAGAGGTTGGGAGGCTGTAGGGGCATATAATGCAGGTACATCCTCTAAAAAGGAGAAACAAAGATTAAAATATGCAGAAGATGTTTATAAAAGGTATATAAGAATTGAAAGAGAGAGTAAAATAAGAATCTAA
- a CDS encoding molecular chaperone, whose product MEDIIDNICKILDIPSIDPDEQGIVFDDDILIYIERDSDTVGLFSPFCALPENINDIIYALSLNYSDKVYLTTDNEGESLIARLDLSTIYEYEDISVHVEYFVMRVRWLKEIFTRRMLGEV is encoded by the coding sequence ATGGAAGATATTATTGATAATATTTGTAAAATATTGGATATACCATCAATAGACCCCGATGAACAAGGAATAGTGTTTGATGATGATATATTGATTTATATTGAAAGAGATTCAGACACAGTAGGATTATTCAGCCCGTTTTGTGCATTACCTGAAAATATAAATGATATTATTTATGCACTAAGCCTTAATTATTCAGATAAGGTATATTTAACAACTGATAACGAGGGGGAAAGTTTAATTGCAAGATTAGATCTATCAACAATTTATGAATATGAAGATATATCAGTGCATGTAGAATATTTTGTTATGCGTGTTCGTTGGTTGAAAGAAATATTTACACGACGTATGCTGGGGGAAGTATGA
- a CDS encoding type III secretion system effector inositol phosphate phosphatase encodes MQITNFGHMRVSLPVNESNKVGGGDKPTGGKVVDLPRVKRGGGEKALERLNNLYLQNQTKLLGKSFVFAHERATVFATAIKLAGGDASVINQLMKQYESKGFSELKLNDIRVLNRTVYQELQKQFGIKNKNDAQIKAKEIFTKYLNNKPWDTITKALEHGGKSYRFELTPASQMKIGKNDIFENKYNGKGICCASTTEKTHIANMWISKVTGDNGEELFSGIRHGVLSPYGLEKNTRERDDAAFSKARELATAALFSKPELVNRALAGETVNLRMVSTALLTPTKVTGGEDVMLKDQVKALKRLISPKGQPTELKIEDENGVLKSVKVHLEILPFNCGVNELALKLGLGWKAVDKLNNASIEILLGKDFLSKGVVSGWAGEHTKLNPHKQKDILTLAGQIREIMINDLHKNDGGEPYKLSQRISMLAYEIGAVPCWNCKSGKDRTGMHDAEVKREVIMKHQSGEYSKVNGKLSKEDQVLFGEVLINSGNMEIQENNTGVPGSKVIKKLPMSSLDLSYSKRIGDNKIWDMVKGFSSFV; translated from the coding sequence ATGCAGATAACAAACTTCGGTCATATGAGAGTTTCACTGCCTGTTAATGAATCCAATAAAGTAGGTGGGGGAGATAAGCCAACTGGGGGGAAAGTAGTCGATTTACCGAGGGTAAAACGTGGTGGGGGAGAAAAAGCTCTTGAGCGACTTAACAACCTGTATCTGCAAAACCAAACAAAACTTTTAGGTAAAAGTTTTGTCTTTGCGCATGAAAGAGCCACTGTATTTGCTACTGCAATTAAGTTAGCCGGTGGGGACGCATCTGTCATCAATCAATTGATGAAACAATATGAATCAAAAGGTTTTAGTGAATTAAAATTAAACGATATCAGAGTTCTTAACAGGACTGTTTATCAAGAATTACAAAAGCAGTTTGGAATTAAGAACAAAAACGATGCTCAAATTAAAGCGAAAGAAATATTCACAAAATATTTAAATAACAAGCCTTGGGATACTATAACGAAAGCGCTTGAGCATGGTGGTAAATCATATCGATTTGAATTGACGCCTGCATCACAAATGAAAATTGGGAAAAACGATATTTTTGAAAATAAATATAATGGGAAAGGTATTTGCTGTGCTTCAACAACAGAAAAAACACATATTGCAAATATGTGGATTTCAAAGGTCACAGGCGATAATGGAGAAGAGTTGTTCTCCGGTATCAGGCATGGAGTATTATCTCCATATGGATTAGAAAAAAATACCAGAGAAAGAGATGATGCTGCTTTCAGTAAAGCCAGGGAGTTGGCAACCGCAGCATTATTTAGCAAACCTGAATTAGTAAATCGCGCTTTAGCAGGTGAGACTGTGAATTTGAGAATGGTATCTACAGCTCTTTTAACACCGACAAAGGTTACGGGAGGAGAAGATGTTATGCTCAAAGATCAGGTTAAAGCATTGAAGAGATTAATATCACCAAAGGGGCAACCAACCGAATTAAAAATAGAGGATGAAAATGGCGTTTTAAAAAGTGTTAAAGTGCATTTAGAAATATTACCATTTAATTGTGGTGTTAATGAGTTGGCTCTGAAACTTGGTCTTGGCTGGAAAGCGGTTGATAAGTTAAATAACGCCTCGATTGAAATATTGTTGGGAAAAGATTTTCTTTCGAAGGGCGTTGTGAGTGGATGGGCTGGCGAACACACTAAGTTAAACCCACATAAACAGAAAGATATTCTTACATTGGCTGGTCAGATTAGGGAAATAATGATAAATGACCTACATAAAAACGATGGAGGGGAGCCATATAAGTTATCGCAACGAATTTCTATGTTAGCCTATGAAATAGGTGCAGTGCCTTGCTGGAACTGTAAAAGTGGTAAAGACAGAACTGGCATGCATGATGCGGAAGTAAAAAGAGAAGTTATAATGAAACACCAAAGCGGTGAATATTCAAAAGTGAACGGTAAATTAAGTAAAGAAGACCAGGTTTTATTTGGTGAAGTTTTGATTAATAGCGGCAACATGGAAATCCAAGAGAATAATACTGGTGTCCCAGGTAGTAAAGTTATTAAAAAATTACCGATGTCATCGTTAGACTTATCATATAGTAAAAGAATTGGTGATAATAAAATATGGGATATGGTAAAAGGTTTTTCTTCGTTTGTATAA